The following nucleotide sequence is from Corylus avellana chromosome ca7, CavTom2PMs-1.0.
tcagatgttgacacgtggcacatatttaattttttttttaaattaaaaaaaaaaaaaaacaaaaattggaggTGGCTttgggctccaagggggtggccgaaaccaccccctgtaaaaactgggggtggccgagccacccccatggagccttggggtggccgaaaccacccccaatggtgcatggccaaagagccacccccaaatggccaaggagccacccccaaattttttttttttttttaaaaaaaattaatttaaaaataaataaatatgtgccacgtgtcaacatctgattggtacacgtgtcagtcctaacggtcaactaacgaaTGGATTAActtgatcttttatcaaaaccctaggggggtcctgtgataaaaataaaactccaaagagataaaaataaagttaccaaaccccatagggtatttggtatttaacccttatttaaaaaagaaactctCCTTGGGTTTGTATCTCGTAAACCCAAGTTTAGAGAAATAATTAAACAtcttgtaaaaatatatattatctcGGAGTTTCTGTGCTTGAATTTTCTGCGGCAAAACGAAGTACGCTTCTTGCCCTTTATTCATGCAATCCTTTTTTTAGCctcttccttttatttattttgttattatttttgatttttttttttttcgtgaaTAATGACAAATTGAAGTAATTATATTATACCGATAAGGGTCTATGATGAGTTTGGGTGATTCTGCTAGGGAACTGAATTATCACTGTATGCTTTTAACAGATCGTGTTTTACAATGCCAATTCAGGTTTTGAAGGCAGAACGGACAACTGGGTTTGGGTTACAATTTGGAGTGGTTGCTTGATATGGAAGCTTGTATGGATTTCTTGGATCGGCTCGGCGTCGACCTTTCGTCGAAGATTCTAATGAATTTGGAGGATCCATCTGATATTGTCCGTGTTAGTTCCGTCTCACGGTCTTGGCGACATTTTGGTGAGCTCTAACTTCTGCTGTCATGAATGCCATGGACTCAGTTTTCTAAAACACATAACCCTAATTCATTTTGACCCAAGTAATTAATATAGGGTTTTTATGAGTGATTACCATATGATAAAGATGTATGTAGAAACTTGATCATATGGGTAGTCTTTGCAACATGTAGAAACAATTAGAAAGATGACTGGTTTGGTAGGTAACCTACTAGATTAGGGGAATAGACGATTTAAGGTGTAAGAATGGGTTGAGAACAGATGGATTACGGGTGGTAGAATTTTGATTAGGAGAGCGTTCCATCATGATGTGGTGTTAGTATACATCTTCTTCATaataagaaagagaatgagAAAGGCATTGAAAACGCAGTTTTTTAACCTCTGCTCTTAGAGTTGTAGTCTGATTACAGCTTTGAAATAGTAGGTGGCGTGTTACCGGATACCATGCCTATGGTGTAATCCTTTGGTTTGATATGTTATACTTCTTGCAGGCCTTGTGTTTCCATCAATTTGATACTTTGAGAACTCTGAAAGTTGTGTTAATCACTACTTCATTCCCAATGTGATTGAACTTTTTTAAGTAATGATAATAATTGAAAGCTCTTCTTCAAAGGGTTTCAGTTGCTGCAGGATCTAAAGATACTGACCTCCTTCTAATGTTCTGCAGTAATTGCGAATGGTTTTTGTCAGCAGTTGTGCTTGAGAATGTTTCCTCAGTTATCTAGAGTTTCTGGTGTTATTGAATTGAACAAATGCGCACAAATAGAGCCTGCAGTTGGATCTAGCTATTCAGTGGAATTGGAAACTTTGGAAAAGGATCATAGGGTGTACACTTTTTTAGCTCGAGGTTGTAGATCATCTCACGTCTACGGTTGCATTCAAAGAGCAATTTGTGCTTCTAGCACTGATAGTTATCCAGGGAAAAGAGTTGAGAATACTCTGTCAGCATGTAGAGCTTTCTACTGGTCAAGTAAAGGACAAAGCAATCCTGCAATGCCTGAGGCACTAACATATGAGTTGGTCAGCAAGTTTTGTATTATTACTGAAATCAATATTTGCCCTTTCCAAGGTATTGGGTCAAAATTTCTGCAAAATATGTGCTTTTCCAGTTTAAACATTTTTTGATGATGAcgtaatatttttattttttcagctTACTTTCAATCGGGTTCACCTATATATTCAGCCAAATCTGTGCGATTTCGGTTGGGTTATTCCAAAACCAGTACTGATGATGTAGGGAAAGGTCGTCTGGCTTACTCATACCCTTCTGCTGATGACAAGTTCATTTGGACCTACACTTCACAAGAATTTCCAATGGCTCAGGTGTGTTGTAGTACTAACTTCTATATTATATTactccactttttttttcttttttttcttttttttttccgattTCTGGGCTGAGGGGATTGTTAGGGATCAGGGGTATCTATTTCATTACAACCAGTAAGAAGCTGAAGTGGAATCTTTAGCAGAAGTTGCTCTGTCAACACTGAGCTAAAAATGCAATGTCCTTTGCCAACAAAATATGCTTTTCCTTTGATTTAGCTGCCCTATGTGAAACACTGTTCATGCTTATATATGATTGCAGCAAAATTGAAAAGGTGATAGTGGGTATGACTTGCCAATTAGGAGTGCAACTATAAGTATAGGCCGCCTGTCCCCAACCCCCCTTTGTTGCATGAAGAACCTGAAGCGAGAGGAATCTGGATTTGACAGCAGTCATCAAATGAAATCCCCAGCAAAGGCTTCAGCAACAAAACGGTTTAGAGTCAACCTGATTTTTGCACATATGTGACATTCCACTCTGCAAAGCTTCAACAGTGGAGTTTAGAGCCTCCCTGATATCTGCGCATATGTGACGTATTCGCTTTAGTCAGTAGAATTAATGCTGAAGCTACTAGGATATTCCATGCAATTTAATGATTCCCTCAGTATTCCTGCTCTGTGAGACCTGATTCGGGCTTCTcacaatcaatcacaagctaTGAAGCAGACATTAATATCAGCATCTCATACAGAAATGGAGTTGGAGACTGCAATTCCCTTAAGGCATAGTGACACAGAAATATATGTTTCTGTGAATCTTCTACTTCCTACAATTTTTGTTTGCGTTTcagtttgtttgtatttttgttataccacaaaaataacataatggaTTTTACGCACACCCTTTTGTGGGATAAAACAGTGGATTTCTTCACATTATGGATCCTTCCGTCAGAGAAAATAACTTGTATAAGGACTTCGTACAAAAATCAAGTCTTTTGTGCCTTCCATTAAGAGGTGACACATTAGCATGGAACAATTGTTGTGGAAACATCAAATCGGTCACTTTTCcgcaaaattcaaaaaaaaaaaaaaacatgaaataaagaagaaatcaaaagagaaaaataaagatttggTGTTTTCATAACACTCACTTTTGTTGTTTCATATTGATGTATTATCCTCTTAATGGGGGGCACAAAAGACTTGGTTTGTGCCAAGTccctatagaagttattatCTCCATCATAACTACGTCCTTTTGTGAGAGGTGCCCTTCTTATCCAGACATTAAGAACTAATTTTCTGTTTTAGGAAAGTGGACTGGTCTAAGATAACATAGacaaattcttaatttttttttggttttgatgatAAGTTAGGTTGATAAGATAAATTCTTTAGTCACTTACTCTTTCTTGCTATTTATATCTCCTCAATAGTTTTTAGCTGAGCACTATCTGAATGATACTTCTCTCTTGAACTTATGCTTGTTTAGAAAAAGCTGACTTCTATAATGGCTTCTTCGC
It contains:
- the LOC132188655 gene encoding F-box protein At4g00755-like, producing the protein MEACMDFLDRLGVDLSSKILMNLEDPSDIVRVSSVSRSWRHFVIANGFCQQLCLRMFPQLSRVSGVIELNKCAQIEPAVGSSYSVELETLEKDHRVYTFLARGCRSSHVYGCIQRAICASSTDSYPGKRVENTLSACRAFYWSSKGQSNPAMPEALTYELVSKFCIITEINICPFQAYFQSGSPIYSAKSVRFRLGYSKTSTDDVGKGRLAYSYPSADDKFIWTYTSQEFPMAQKSDIQKFKLPEPVLCVGGILQIELLGRVQRNKADGLFYICMTYVQVVGRSLSPAFGVENLEPSGKFILLHNKLEKFYDQPNDPVESAAHIVRSSAGDLWQIVNRLQGNLVDPIDGFE